From a region of the Georgenia yuyongxinii genome:
- a CDS encoding branched-chain amino acid ABC transporter permease has protein sequence MSTIVLLLITGLGLGALYFLVASGLSLIYGLMGVLNFAHGSFLTLGAFAGWEVARRIGPGTWTGFLVALLVGALAGALIAALTELLLIRPLYNRHIEQVLVTVGLGLATVALFEGIWGTDAINISGPEWLSGTTTILGARVPNDRFLAIAVAVLVLAALVAFLKFTRFGLIIRAGVENRAMVTALGIDVRRSFTLVFAIGGAAAGLGGVLASQYFDYVSAHLGATLLIFAFIVTVIGGLGSLGGAAAAAVLVAIPQQFANYYWGVGDLIAVLALAVVLLLRPSGLMGAKA, from the coding sequence GTGAGCACCATCGTCCTGCTGCTGATCACCGGACTGGGCCTGGGGGCGCTGTACTTCCTCGTCGCCTCGGGCCTGTCGCTCATCTACGGCCTGATGGGCGTGCTCAACTTCGCGCACGGCTCGTTCCTCACCCTCGGCGCGTTCGCGGGCTGGGAGGTCGCCCGCCGCATCGGGCCAGGGACGTGGACCGGCTTCCTGGTCGCGCTGCTGGTCGGGGCACTGGCGGGGGCGCTCATCGCCGCCCTCACCGAACTCCTGCTCATCCGCCCGCTGTACAACCGGCACATCGAGCAGGTGCTCGTCACGGTCGGCCTGGGCCTGGCCACCGTGGCGCTGTTCGAGGGCATCTGGGGCACGGACGCGATCAACATCTCCGGGCCGGAGTGGCTCAGCGGCACCACGACCATCCTTGGTGCTCGCGTGCCCAACGACCGCTTCCTGGCGATCGCCGTCGCCGTGCTCGTGCTGGCCGCGCTGGTCGCTTTCCTCAAGTTCACCCGGTTCGGGCTCATCATCCGCGCGGGCGTGGAGAACCGCGCCATGGTCACCGCGCTGGGCATCGACGTGCGCCGCTCCTTCACCCTGGTGTTCGCCATCGGGGGCGCGGCCGCGGGCCTCGGCGGTGTGCTCGCCTCGCAGTACTTCGACTACGTCTCCGCGCACCTGGGTGCCACGCTGCTGATCTTTGCGTTCATCGTCACCGTCATCGGCGGCCTCGGCTCCCTGGGCGGGGCGGCCGCGGCAGCGGTGCTCGTGGCCATCCCCCAGCAGTTCGCCAACTACTACTGGGGCGTGGGCGACCTCATCGCGGTGCTGGCCCTCGCCGTCGTCCTGCTGCTGCGACCCTCCGGACTGATGGGAGCGAAGGCATGA
- a CDS encoding ABC transporter ATP-binding protein, translating into MSPILEVEHLSATIAGQPVIEDITFSVPATGVTAVLGRNGVGKTSTMKAVMGLIARSGKVVFDGVRIDREDTHRIVRRGIGYVPEDREVFGSLTVAENLRLAERDAHPRRDLVEQLFPDLVRRGGQRAGTLSGGQQQMLSLARALLNDNRLLLVDEPTKGLAPKIVTEVAEALEEAARTVPVLLVEQNLPVIERLAADVVVIDSGRVVHTGQAGALLADAEAVHRLLGVHADTADSVAADAVAAATAPEGVK; encoded by the coding sequence ATGAGCCCCATCCTCGAGGTCGAGCACCTCTCCGCCACCATCGCCGGCCAGCCGGTCATCGAGGACATCACGTTCTCCGTGCCCGCCACCGGCGTCACCGCCGTGCTCGGGCGCAACGGGGTGGGCAAGACGTCCACGATGAAGGCGGTGATGGGTCTCATCGCCCGGTCCGGGAAGGTCGTGTTCGACGGCGTCCGGATCGACCGGGAGGACACGCACCGCATCGTCCGGCGCGGCATCGGGTACGTCCCCGAGGACCGTGAGGTCTTCGGCTCTCTGACCGTGGCCGAGAACCTGCGCCTGGCGGAGCGGGACGCCCACCCACGGCGGGACCTCGTCGAGCAGCTGTTCCCGGACCTGGTCCGGCGCGGCGGGCAGCGGGCCGGCACGCTCTCCGGCGGGCAGCAGCAGATGCTGTCCCTGGCCCGCGCGCTGCTCAACGACAACCGGCTGCTGCTGGTGGACGAGCCGACCAAGGGCCTGGCCCCCAAGATCGTGACCGAGGTGGCCGAGGCGCTCGAGGAGGCGGCCCGCACCGTGCCGGTCCTGCTCGTCGAGCAGAACCTGCCGGTCATCGAGCGCCTCGCCGCCGACGTTGTCGTCATCGACTCCGGCCGCGTCGTCCACACCGGCCAGGCGGGCGCCCTACTCGCCGACGCCGAGGCGGTCCACCGGCTGCTCGGCGTCCACGCCGACACCGCCGACTCCGTGGCCGCCGACGCCGTGGCCGCGGCCACCGCCCCGGAAGGAGTGAAGTGA
- a CDS encoding substrate-binding domain-containing protein, producing MRATRKSLALTLGVATMLAVAACAPSTGGGGNESTSGSSESTTEAAEGGGEPINIGIITSTTGPLAAYGETFVDGFEAGLDYATDGTGEVNGSPLEVKFEDDGGDTDRAVTLARDLIGQGYTILGGTASSGIALSLAEQAEQNKVLYVSGPAASDAITGINDYTFRSGRQSLQDVATAGSFVDVEGQQVLVLAQDNAFGQGNFAAVQAVLGAKGAEVTSVMVPEDVTEFTPFAAQVRDAAPTMVFVAWAGATSGAMWQALDQQGVLDDITVVTGLGDASTFGAYGAASDKIDFLNHYFPGAPDNEINAAMVEHVEAAGGTPDLFTPDGFTAAQMIVRAIEEAGGADDVDAMIAALEGWSFDGPKGSYTIRASDHALIQPMFQVKLVSDGNGGWTPELVSEAAAEDVAPPEAG from the coding sequence ATGCGAGCCACAAGGAAGTCCCTCGCGCTGACCCTCGGCGTCGCGACCATGCTGGCCGTGGCTGCGTGCGCCCCCTCCACCGGAGGTGGCGGGAACGAGAGCACCAGCGGGTCCAGCGAGTCCACCACCGAAGCCGCCGAGGGTGGCGGCGAGCCGATCAACATCGGCATCATCACCTCGACCACCGGCCCGCTCGCCGCGTACGGCGAGACCTTCGTCGACGGATTCGAGGCCGGCCTGGACTACGCCACCGACGGCACCGGCGAGGTCAACGGCAGCCCCCTGGAGGTGAAGTTCGAGGACGATGGCGGCGACACCGACCGCGCCGTCACCCTCGCCCGTGACCTCATCGGCCAGGGCTACACGATCCTCGGCGGCACCGCCTCCTCCGGCATCGCCCTGTCGCTGGCCGAGCAGGCCGAGCAGAACAAGGTGCTCTACGTCTCCGGCCCCGCGGCGTCCGACGCCATCACCGGCATCAACGACTACACCTTCCGCTCCGGTCGCCAGTCCCTGCAGGACGTCGCCACCGCCGGCTCCTTCGTGGACGTCGAGGGTCAGCAGGTGCTGGTCCTCGCCCAGGACAACGCATTCGGCCAGGGCAACTTCGCCGCCGTGCAGGCGGTCCTCGGGGCCAAGGGCGCCGAGGTGACCTCGGTGATGGTGCCCGAGGACGTCACCGAGTTCACCCCGTTCGCCGCGCAGGTGCGCGACGCCGCACCGACCATGGTGTTCGTGGCCTGGGCCGGCGCCACTTCCGGTGCGATGTGGCAGGCCCTGGACCAGCAGGGCGTGCTCGACGACATCACCGTCGTCACCGGTCTGGGCGACGCCTCGACCTTCGGCGCCTACGGCGCGGCGTCGGACAAGATCGACTTCCTCAACCACTACTTCCCCGGTGCGCCGGACAACGAGATCAACGCCGCGATGGTCGAGCACGTCGAGGCGGCCGGTGGCACGCCCGACCTGTTCACCCCGGACGGCTTCACCGCCGCCCAGATGATCGTCCGCGCGATCGAGGAGGCCGGCGGCGCCGACGACGTCGACGCCATGATCGCCGCGCTGGAGGGGTGGAGCTTCGACGGGCCCAAGGGCAGCTACACGATCCGTGCGAGCGACCACGCCCTGATCCAGCCGATGTTCCAGGTCAAGCTCGTCTCCGACGGCAACGGCGGCTGGACGCCGGAGCTCGTCTCCGAGGCGGCAGCGGAGGACGTCGCCCCGCCCGAGGCCGGCTGA
- a CDS encoding antitoxin produces MSIGDLGDKAKDLAGSEKAEGISDSGIEKAKDAASEKTGGKFDEQLDKGGDAADQRLGNE; encoded by the coding sequence ATGAGCATCGGCGACCTGGGCGACAAGGCCAAGGACCTCGCGGGCAGCGAGAAGGCCGAAGGGATCAGCGACTCCGGCATCGAAAAGGCCAAGGACGCGGCGAGCGAGAAAACCGGCGGCAAGTTCGACGAGCAGCTGGACAAGGGCGGCGACGCCGCCGACCAGCGACTCGGCAACGAGTAG
- a CDS encoding TetR/AcrR family transcriptional regulator, with product MSALPRTERGGRTRAKILEVATAVFAERGYHDASIVKITEAAGVGQGTFYLYFASKQEVFEEVVRDLNSRVRRAMFEASNGQAGRLAAEREGFRAYFRFTADNPALYRIMRQAEFVAPHVLREHYERIAAGYVAGLQDAQQHGELAESIEPEVAAWALMGIGELVGLRWVLWEHENGNGHATMPPHVFESTMRLIERALTPLPGEGSTTEGRSS from the coding sequence ATGAGCGCCCTGCCCCGCACCGAGCGCGGTGGCCGCACCCGCGCGAAGATCCTCGAGGTCGCCACCGCCGTCTTCGCCGAGCGCGGCTACCACGACGCCTCGATCGTGAAGATCACCGAGGCCGCCGGGGTGGGCCAGGGGACGTTCTACCTCTACTTCGCCTCCAAGCAGGAGGTGTTCGAAGAGGTGGTCCGCGACCTGAACTCCCGCGTGCGGCGGGCGATGTTCGAGGCCTCCAACGGTCAGGCCGGCCGGCTGGCCGCGGAGCGGGAGGGCTTCCGCGCCTACTTCCGCTTCACCGCCGACAACCCGGCCCTCTACCGCATCATGCGGCAGGCCGAGTTCGTCGCGCCGCACGTGCTCCGCGAGCACTACGAGCGCATCGCCGCCGGGTACGTCGCCGGCCTGCAGGACGCCCAGCAGCACGGCGAGCTGGCCGAGTCGATCGAGCCGGAGGTCGCCGCCTGGGCGCTCATGGGCATCGGCGAGCTGGTCGGCCTGCGCTGGGTGCTGTGGGAGCACGAGAACGGCAACGGCCACGCGACCATGCCCCCGCACGTGTTCGAGTCGACGATGCGCCTCATCGAACGGGCCCTCACGCCGCTGCCCGGCGAGGGGTCCACCACGGAAGGACGGTCCTCATGA
- a CDS encoding magnesium and cobalt transport protein CorA: protein MTVVDNVIYVDGARAASPPTLEATFGLLREHGGMAWLGLYRPDAAEVRAVAQEFDLHELAEEDTNKAHQRPKLERYGHTLFTVLRPARYVDSTEKVEFGELHVFTGPSFVVTVRHAESPDLGEVRRRLEREPHMLRLGPEAVLYAILDQVVDEYAPVAAGLENDIDEIEDELFSSDPTVSRRIYELSREVIAFQRATHPLLPILENLEQGFDRYGVDIELQHKLRDVHDHALRIVERADSFRALLQNALLVNATLVAQQQNDETRRLTEASYLQSEQVKRISSWAAILFAPTLIGTIYGMNFRHMPELAWVLGYPLALLGMVVMGTVLYLVFKRHRWL, encoded by the coding sequence ATGACTGTGGTGGACAACGTCATCTACGTCGACGGCGCCCGGGCCGCCAGCCCGCCGACCCTCGAGGCGACCTTCGGGCTGCTGCGCGAGCACGGCGGCATGGCCTGGCTCGGTCTGTACCGGCCCGACGCCGCCGAGGTGCGCGCGGTTGCCCAGGAGTTCGACCTCCACGAGCTCGCCGAGGAGGACACCAACAAGGCGCACCAGCGGCCCAAGCTGGAACGGTACGGCCACACCTTGTTCACGGTGCTGCGCCCGGCCCGCTACGTCGACAGCACCGAGAAGGTCGAGTTCGGCGAGCTGCACGTCTTTACGGGGCCGAGCTTCGTCGTCACCGTCCGACACGCGGAGTCGCCCGACCTCGGCGAGGTCCGGCGCCGGCTGGAGCGCGAGCCCCACATGCTGCGGCTGGGACCCGAGGCCGTGCTGTACGCCATCCTCGACCAGGTCGTCGACGAGTACGCCCCGGTGGCCGCCGGGCTGGAGAACGACATCGACGAGATCGAGGACGAGCTCTTCAGCAGCGACCCGACGGTGTCCCGCCGCATCTACGAGCTGTCCCGTGAGGTGATCGCCTTCCAGCGGGCCACCCACCCGCTGCTGCCGATCCTGGAGAACCTCGAGCAGGGCTTCGACCGCTACGGGGTGGACATCGAGCTGCAGCACAAGCTGCGCGACGTCCACGACCACGCGCTGCGGATCGTCGAGCGCGCGGACTCCTTCCGCGCCCTGCTCCAGAACGCCCTCCTCGTCAACGCGACGCTCGTGGCCCAGCAGCAGAACGACGAGACGCGCCGGCTCACCGAGGCCAGCTATCTGCAGAGCGAGCAGGTCAAGCGCATCTCGTCCTGGGCGGCGATCCTGTTCGCCCCGACCCTCATCGGCACGATCTACGGGATGAACTTCCGCCACATGCCCGAGCTGGCCTGGGTTCTCGGGTACCCCCTTGCCCTGCTCGGCATGGTCGTCATGGGCACCGTGCTCTACCTGGTCTTCAAGCGGCACCGGTGGCTCTGA
- a CDS encoding antitoxin → MGFDDLARKAKDAFQSEKVQQALRSEKAETVSDTVLEKAAGMADKATGGKYEQQIAGARNMADTKIGTDNPSSLPDPRRRERAGGDPRPPVTAGTGQEGRR, encoded by the coding sequence ATGGGGTTCGACGACCTGGCCCGGAAGGCCAAGGACGCCTTCCAGAGTGAGAAGGTGCAGCAGGCGTTGCGCTCGGAGAAGGCGGAGACGGTCAGCGACACCGTGCTTGAGAAGGCCGCCGGGATGGCCGACAAGGCCACGGGCGGCAAGTACGAGCAGCAGATCGCCGGTGCCCGGAACATGGCCGACACCAAGATCGGCACCGACAACCCCAGCAGCCTTCCAGACCCCCGACGACGAGAGCGGGCAGGGGGGGACCCCCGCCCGCCCGTGACAGCCGGTACGGGTCAGGAGGGCCGCCGCTAG
- a CDS encoding amidase, translating to MTQIHELSALDLAAAVRAGEVSPSEIADHTLERARRLGPQVGAFVHLAEKRAHAQAAEAEEQLSAVGTAARDDGVLPPFLGVPAPVKDLTMVAGLPFECGSAAFAGNVASVDDGVVTLLRAAGTLMVGKTTTPELGLPPYTEPDVAPPARTPWDLTRSAGGSSGGAAAAVAAGIVPVAHGSDGGGSIRIPAAATGLVGLKPSRGRISSGPYGVDGAGLGVNGVLTRTVRDTAAFLDVLAPPWPGDHYLLPGPRSTFLQACDQPPAPLRVGVLTEPVNVAGAPVHPGARAAVDRAARLLEGLGHHLAEAPVPFAPEQWDAFMPLWAVGVLGAPVPPEQEELLVPLTRWMRELGRRFTGAQYAQAVTDVQRLTRQTALAWSAFDVILTPTLAQPPALIGALRDDSDPAGDFAAQKAFTPWTSAWNLIGAPAISLPLHRQVVDEGDGARELPFGVMLGARLGQEETLLALAAQLEAADPWPMFAPGVEV from the coding sequence ATGACCCAGATCCACGAGCTCTCCGCCCTCGACCTCGCCGCTGCCGTGCGGGCGGGGGAGGTGTCGCCGTCGGAGATCGCCGACCACACCCTCGAGCGGGCCCGCCGACTTGGCCCGCAGGTGGGGGCATTCGTCCACCTCGCCGAGAAGCGCGCCCACGCCCAGGCGGCCGAGGCGGAGGAACAGCTCTCCGCCGTCGGCACCGCCGCCCGCGACGACGGCGTCCTCCCGCCGTTCCTGGGCGTCCCGGCCCCGGTCAAGGACCTGACGATGGTGGCCGGCCTGCCGTTCGAGTGCGGCTCGGCCGCCTTCGCCGGCAACGTCGCGAGCGTGGACGACGGGGTAGTGACGCTGCTGCGCGCGGCCGGCACGCTCATGGTCGGCAAGACCACGACACCGGAGCTGGGTCTGCCGCCCTACACCGAGCCCGACGTCGCACCCCCGGCCCGTACGCCCTGGGACCTCACCCGGTCCGCCGGTGGCTCCAGCGGCGGTGCGGCAGCCGCCGTCGCGGCCGGCATCGTGCCGGTGGCCCACGGCAGCGACGGTGGCGGGTCGATCCGCATCCCGGCGGCCGCCACGGGCCTGGTGGGACTCAAGCCCAGCCGCGGCCGGATCTCTTCCGGGCCGTACGGCGTCGACGGCGCCGGGTTGGGCGTGAACGGCGTGCTCACCCGCACGGTGCGCGACACCGCGGCCTTCCTCGACGTGCTCGCCCCACCCTGGCCGGGTGACCACTACCTCCTGCCCGGCCCGCGCAGCACGTTCCTGCAGGCGTGCGACCAGCCACCCGCGCCGCTGCGCGTCGGCGTGCTCACCGAGCCGGTCAACGTCGCCGGGGCGCCGGTGCACCCCGGTGCCCGGGCCGCCGTCGACCGGGCCGCCCGGCTGCTCGAGGGCCTGGGCCACCACCTCGCGGAGGCGCCGGTGCCCTTCGCACCGGAGCAGTGGGACGCCTTCATGCCGCTGTGGGCCGTCGGGGTGCTGGGTGCGCCCGTGCCGCCCGAGCAGGAGGAGCTCCTGGTGCCGCTGACGCGGTGGATGCGCGAGCTCGGCCGGCGGTTCACCGGGGCGCAGTACGCCCAGGCGGTCACGGACGTCCAGCGCCTGACCCGGCAGACGGCGCTGGCCTGGTCCGCGTTCGACGTCATCCTCACGCCCACCCTCGCCCAGCCGCCGGCGCTGATCGGGGCCCTGCGCGACGACTCCGACCCGGCCGGCGACTTCGCGGCGCAGAAGGCCTTCACCCCGTGGACCTCGGCGTGGAACCTCATCGGGGCCCCGGCGATCTCCCTGCCCTTGCACCGGCAGGTGGTCGACGAGGGCGACGGCGCCCGCGAGCTGCCCTTCGGTGTCATGCTCGGCGCTCGGCTCGGGCAGGAGGAGACGCTCCTGGCGCTCGCGGCGCAGCTGGAGGCCGCCGACCCGTGGCCGATGTTCGCGCCCGGCGTCGAGGTCTAG
- a CDS encoding ABC transporter ATP-binding protein, which yields MPSSAALTVESLSFQVGGAKILTDVNLEVAPGEMIGVIGPNGAGKTTLFNMISGIHAPTAGRVLLGGTEITHEPIHRRAKAGLGRTFQTSNLFPGLSVAENVRLAAQRHLGGNLSVWRFPRRGDHASTLAAGYLDEVGLTDLAEAPASGLSHGDKRKLEIAVLLAMDPKVILLDEPMAGVARADVPGLSEVIRRMHRDHKCTVLMVEHHIDVVLGLVERVAVLHQGTILALDQPDAIMADPLVQSAYLGAPV from the coding sequence ATGCCCAGTTCCGCCGCGCTCACCGTCGAGTCCCTGAGCTTCCAGGTCGGCGGCGCCAAGATCCTCACCGACGTCAACCTCGAGGTGGCGCCGGGCGAGATGATCGGCGTCATCGGCCCCAACGGGGCCGGCAAGACCACGCTGTTCAACATGATCTCCGGGATCCACGCCCCCACGGCCGGCCGGGTGCTTCTCGGGGGCACCGAAATCACCCACGAGCCGATCCACCGCCGGGCCAAGGCCGGGCTGGGCCGGACCTTCCAGACCTCCAACCTCTTCCCCGGGCTGAGCGTGGCCGAGAACGTGCGCCTGGCCGCCCAACGGCACCTCGGCGGGAACCTCTCGGTCTGGCGCTTCCCGCGCCGGGGCGACCATGCCTCCACCCTCGCCGCCGGCTACCTGGACGAGGTGGGGCTGACCGACCTCGCCGAGGCACCGGCCAGCGGCCTGTCCCACGGCGACAAGCGGAAGCTCGAGATCGCCGTCCTGCTGGCCATGGACCCCAAGGTCATCCTCCTGGACGAGCCCATGGCCGGGGTGGCCCGCGCCGACGTGCCGGGCCTGAGCGAGGTCATCCGCCGCATGCACCGCGACCACAAGTGCACCGTGCTCATGGTCGAGCACCACATCGACGTGGTCCTCGGCCTGGTCGAGCGGGTCGCGGTGCTGCACCAGGGCACCATCCTCGCCCTGGACCAGCCCGACGCGATCATGGCCGACCCGCTCGTGCAGAGCGCCTACCTGGGAGCCCCCGTATGA
- a CDS encoding AMP-binding protein, with protein MSDNRHTIGRWTADRARLSPDAVAIEERGHATTYARLDTRATALAERLVRAGYGRGDRVATLTRNSTDHVVLFFACAKAGLVLVPLSWRLSTDELGYQLRHARPALVLVQATLADSARAALAGLDPAPAVELLGADGVEQHVPYPVRTDPAPPGPQRPVADDDPLLIVYTSGTASAPKGAILTHANCFWTNLSLSGAIGLTEHDVVLAVLPQFHVGGWNIQPLLAWWTGATVVLEPEFDAGRALAAIAAHGVTTTMGVPTIYRLLAEHPTFADADLSSLTHAVVGGATMPPALLRTWHDRGVRVTQGYGLTEAGPNVLALPASDAAAHLGSVGKPYPHVEVTVTDPATGQVLPGSGRGELLVRGPNVFAGYFRDPEATAETLRDGWLHTGDLVERDAEGFFRVVDRIKDIYISGGENIAPAEVEAALTAHPEVLEAAVVGVLDQRWGEVGHAYVVRAAGSRLTSEQVIAHTRTLLAAFKAPRTVDFVDQLPRTALHKVRRGALPRPAPTAGRAGEPPAGQPGAGHPVVGRPATGQPAAALRLVSGDEGAAR; from the coding sequence ATGAGCGACAACCGGCACACCATCGGCCGCTGGACCGCCGACCGCGCCCGGCTCAGTCCCGACGCCGTCGCGATCGAGGAACGTGGCCACGCCACCACCTACGCACGCCTCGACACCCGCGCCACCGCGCTGGCCGAGCGCCTCGTCCGGGCCGGGTACGGCCGCGGGGACCGGGTGGCCACGCTGACCCGGAACAGCACCGACCACGTCGTGCTCTTCTTCGCCTGCGCCAAGGCCGGCCTCGTCCTCGTGCCCCTGTCCTGGCGCCTGTCGACCGACGAGCTGGGCTACCAGCTGCGGCACGCCCGCCCGGCCCTCGTGCTGGTCCAGGCCACACTCGCGGACAGCGCCCGGGCCGCGCTCGCGGGGCTCGACCCGGCCCCCGCCGTCGAGCTCCTCGGCGCCGACGGGGTGGAGCAGCACGTCCCCTACCCGGTGCGAACCGATCCCGCCCCGCCTGGGCCGCAGCGACCGGTGGCCGACGACGACCCCTTGCTGATCGTCTACACCTCCGGCACGGCGAGCGCCCCCAAGGGCGCGATCCTCACCCACGCGAACTGCTTCTGGACCAACCTGTCCCTCTCCGGCGCGATCGGGCTGACCGAGCACGACGTCGTCCTCGCCGTGCTCCCCCAGTTCCACGTGGGCGGGTGGAACATCCAGCCGCTGCTGGCGTGGTGGACCGGCGCCACCGTCGTCCTCGAGCCCGAGTTCGACGCCGGCCGGGCGCTGGCGGCGATCGCCGCGCACGGGGTCACGACCACGATGGGCGTACCGACCATCTACCGGCTCCTCGCCGAGCACCCCACGTTCGCCGACGCCGACCTGTCGAGCCTGACCCACGCCGTCGTCGGGGGGGCCACGATGCCCCCGGCGCTGCTGCGCACCTGGCACGATCGCGGAGTCCGGGTGACCCAGGGCTACGGCCTCACCGAGGCCGGACCGAACGTCCTCGCCCTGCCCGCTTCCGACGCCGCCGCGCACCTGGGGTCGGTGGGCAAGCCCTACCCGCACGTGGAGGTCACCGTCACCGACCCCGCCACCGGGCAGGTGCTGCCCGGGAGCGGCCGCGGCGAGCTGCTCGTGCGCGGACCGAACGTGTTCGCCGGGTACTTCCGCGACCCGGAGGCCACCGCCGAGACGCTGCGGGACGGCTGGCTCCACACGGGGGACCTCGTCGAGCGCGATGCCGAGGGGTTCTTCCGCGTCGTCGACCGCATCAAGGACATCTACATCTCCGGCGGGGAGAACATCGCGCCGGCCGAGGTCGAGGCGGCCCTGACAGCCCACCCGGAGGTCCTCGAGGCGGCCGTGGTCGGTGTGCTCGACCAGCGCTGGGGCGAGGTGGGGCACGCGTACGTGGTCCGGGCGGCCGGGTCGCGGCTGACCTCCGAGCAGGTCATCGCCCACACCCGCACCCTGCTCGCCGCGTTCAAGGCACCCCGCACGGTCGACTTCGTCGACCAGCTGCCCCGTACCGCCCTGCACAAGGTGCGGCGCGGCGCGCTCCCCCGCCCGGCACCGACCGCGGGCCGGGCGGGAGAGCCGCCCGCGGGTCAGCCGGGGGCGGGTCACCCGGTGGTGGGTCGGCCGGCGACGGGTCAGCCGGCGGCCGCACTGCGGCTGGTCTCCGGCGACGAGGGGGCGGCCCGATGA
- a CDS encoding branched-chain amino acid ABC transporter permease, with product MTTSTHAPERTDASTPEPRRARGGQVSRRGLTPWLVGIGVAVVMFCLPLLNLSLPGVLPGPTYTPGSLHLLALCLLFAALALSYHLLYGVAGMLSFGHALYFAAGAYGLAILLDRTELGLLTAGALVLVGAIVLANVVGAISLRVSGVSFAMVTLAFAQAGNVLARRNTAGLTGGEEGVGLRTTNVPDALIGVVNTRTIYWVALAVLLVVYVVVTWVQRSRAGHVVEATRENEMRVRVIGQQPYLIRLLTFVIAGALAALIGMAYLVLQSQAVPQISSADFTITVLVMVVLGGVGSRWGAIVGAVVYTLLDQRLGVFASSAFVDSLPAVLRVPLGEPLFILGVLFILVVLFMPGGIAGAVDRLRRGGSGRSGTGRGGAGHGGRRRVGKGRRAAGSHSETAAESTERQRLEELA from the coding sequence ATGACCACCTCAACCCACGCGCCCGAGCGCACCGACGCATCCACGCCCGAGCCGCGCCGCGCCCGCGGCGGCCAGGTGTCCCGGCGGGGCCTGACGCCCTGGCTGGTGGGCATCGGCGTGGCCGTGGTCATGTTCTGCCTGCCGCTGCTCAACCTCTCCCTGCCGGGCGTGCTGCCCGGGCCGACCTACACCCCCGGCAGCCTGCACCTGCTGGCCCTGTGCCTGCTCTTCGCAGCCCTGGCGTTGAGCTACCACCTGCTCTACGGCGTCGCCGGCATGCTCAGCTTCGGCCACGCCCTGTACTTCGCCGCCGGCGCGTACGGGCTGGCGATCCTGCTCGACCGCACGGAGCTGGGGCTGCTCACCGCCGGGGCGCTCGTGCTCGTCGGCGCGATCGTGCTGGCCAACGTGGTGGGCGCCATCTCGTTGCGGGTCAGCGGTGTCTCCTTCGCGATGGTCACCCTGGCTTTCGCCCAGGCCGGCAACGTCCTGGCGCGCCGCAACACCGCTGGCCTCACCGGCGGCGAGGAGGGCGTGGGCCTGCGCACCACCAACGTGCCCGACGCGCTCATCGGCGTGGTCAACACCCGCACCATCTACTGGGTGGCGCTCGCGGTGCTCCTCGTGGTCTACGTGGTCGTCACCTGGGTGCAGCGCTCCCGGGCCGGTCACGTGGTCGAGGCCACCCGCGAGAACGAGATGCGCGTGCGGGTCATCGGCCAGCAGCCGTACCTCATCCGGCTGCTCACGTTCGTCATCGCCGGCGCCCTGGCCGCCCTCATCGGCATGGCCTACCTCGTGCTGCAGTCCCAGGCCGTACCGCAGATCTCCTCCGCCGACTTCACGATCACGGTGCTCGTCATGGTCGTGCTCGGCGGTGTCGGTTCACGGTGGGGCGCCATCGTCGGGGCTGTCGTCTACACGCTGCTCGACCAGCGCCTGGGCGTCTTCGCCTCCTCCGCGTTCGTGGACTCCCTACCGGCGGTGCTGCGGGTACCGCTGGGTGAGCCGCTGTTCATCCTCGGCGTCCTGTTCATCCTGGTGGTGCTGTTCATGCCCGGCGGCATCGCCGGCGCCGTGGACCGGCTGCGCCGCGGCGGCTCGGGGCGCAGCGGCACGGGCCGCGGCGGCGCAGGGCACGGCGGCAGACGCCGCGTCGGCAAGGGCCGCCGGGCCGCCGGCTCGCACAGCGAGACCGCCGCGGAGAGCACCGAGCGGCAGCGCCTCGAGGAGCTCGCATGA